AGCCGAGCTGAAGGGCAAGGGCCGCCTGGTGATCCGTCCCTCGGGCACCGAACCCGTCATCCGCGTGATGGCCGAAGGCGACGATCCGGCGCAGGTGGAGGCGGTGGTCGATCGGATTTGCGACGCGGTGCGCGTGGCGGCGGGGTGACTTCTTCCTCCCCTCTCGCTAGCGGGAGGGGATCAAGGGGTGGGCGCGCGCTTTCAAAGCAGCGGACCGCTTGTTGGGAGCGCGAGCCCACCCCCAGCCCCTCCCGCGGGCGGGAGAGGAGAAAGGACATCTCATGCTAGAAATGCGCCCCGATTGCGAACGCTGCGGCACCGATCTCCCCGCCGACGAAGCGGGCGCCTTCATCTGTTCGTTCGAATGCACCTTCTGCGCCGAATGCGCTGAAAAGCTCGACGACAAATGCCCCAATTGCGGCGGCGAATTGATGGACCGGCCTGCGCGGGTGGATGACGCGCTGGAGCGCCATCCGGCGAGCACAGTGCGCAAATTCAAGGGCTGAGCCACCTGTCCTACACCGCCGAAGCGTGTCAGACTCGTCTGGTGCCTGTGTCTATTCTCCACCCGCCCGCGCGCCGCGACTGCCGCCCGAACAAGGGCCGCGATGGTGTGACTCGTGTGACTTTAAGGGCTGACCGGTGACGCCGCGCATCCTCATCATCGCTGGCTCTGATTCGGGCGGCGGCGCGGGCATTCAGGCCGACATCAAGACCGTCACGATGCTCGGCGGCCACGCCATGACCGCGATCACCGCGATCACCGCGCAGAATACGCTCGGCGTTCAGGCGGTGATGCCGGTGCCGACCGACATGGTGATCGCGCAAATCGAATCGTGCGTGTCGGACATCGGCGTGGATGCGGTGAAGATCGGAATGATCGGATCGGCCGAGACGGCGCATGCCGTGGCGGATGTGCTGGAGCGGCTTCCTGCTAGGGGCTTACGTTTGCCGATCGTGTTCGACCCCGTCATGGTCGCGACGAGCGGCGATGTGCTGGCCGATGCCGACACGATCGCGGCGTTCGAACGGCTGATGCGAACCGCCACGGTGGTCACGCCCAATCTGCCGGAGCTGGCAGCACTCCTCTCCTCCTGTCGCCCTGAGCCCGTCGCAGGGCGCCGCGCCGCGCGCGCGCCGCTCATGGCGGGCGCTGCTTCGACAAGCGCAGCACGAATGGGGCAGGTGGCCGCCGATCTCGCCCAAGCGTTCGGCACCACCGTCCTGATCAAGGGCGGTCACGGCGACGGCGACACCCTCACCGATCGGCTGATCGATGAAACCGGCGAGATTGCCCATTGGACGTCCCCCCGGATCGACTCGACCTCGACCCATGGCACCGGTTGTACGCTCGCCTCGGCCATCGCCACCTTCCTTGCGGCGGGGCTGCCGCTGCCCGCCGCCATCGCCCGCGCGCGCCAGTTCGTCCGGCTCGCGCTTAAAGACGCGCCCGGCCTCGGTGGCGGGCATGGCCCGATGGGACATCAATCGGTCCGGCTCGATCTCGGACCGGAACTGCGGTTCAATCAGGTAACGCTCGGCTGTACCGACTATGCCGCCGCGCGCGATTTCTACCGGGCGCTCGGCCTGAAACAGGTCGTCGACAGCCCCGATCATTATGCCCGGTTCGAGGCCCCCGGCGGGGCAACGCTGTCGATCGAACAGGGTGCGGCGGCGGCGGTGTTCCTCGAATGCACCGATCTCGACGCCGAAGTCGCGCGGTTGCAGGCGGCCGGACTGGTGTTCGAACATCTGCCGATCGACCAGGAGTGGCTGTGGCGCGAGGCGCGGCTGCGCGATCCGGCGGGCAACATGCTGTGCCTGTATCAGGCTGGTGCGAATCGCCGCTATCCGCCGTGGCGGATCGACTGATGGCCAGCCCCAGACCCTCGCTCCGCCACGAAAAGCTCTGCCTCGCCCCCGTCGCCGGGGTTGACGAAGCCGGGCGCGGGCCTCTCGCCGGGCCGGTGGTGGCCGCCGCCGTAATCCTGCCCGCGCGCGGTATCCCGCGCGGCATCAACGATTCGAAGAAGTTGCCCGCCGCTGAACGCTTGCGGCTGTACGACCGGCTCCGCGGCTGCGCGCTGGTCGGCATCGGCGTGGTCGAGGCGGACGAGATCGATAGGCTCAACATCTATTGGGCGACGATGAAGGCGATGACGCTGGCGGTGGAGGCGCTGGTCGGGGTGGCGGGCTGCGCGCCGGGGCATGTGCTGGTCGATGGCAATCGCCTGCCCAAATGGGGTTTCGACGCGACGCCGATCGTGAAGGGCGATGCGATCAGCCTGTCGATCGCCGCCGCCTCGATCATCGCCAAGCATACCCGTGACACGATCATGCTGGCCCATGCCGAGGCCTATCCGTACTATGGCTGGCACGCGAACAAGGGCTATGGCGCGCCCGATCACCTCCGCGCGTTGCGCGATCACGGCCCGTGCCCGCTCCACCGCCGCAGTTTTCGGCCCGTCGCGGAGGCTTTCGCGAAATCCGAGTCTTTTGCGTCACACCCCAGCGGTTGCGCCTGTGGATAAGTCGGGACTCAACATCTGGTCGGCTTCCCGAAATGTTCCGCCTGGTTAACCATTTGTCAGGGTTTTTCGTTAACCAATGTTTGCTTGACGCGGAGTCTGCCATCCGCAGGGATGCGCGCCACGAAGACGAATGGGGCGATGACGATGGGGGTTTTGGAAAAGATCAGGCGGGCGGAGGCGAAGGCGGTCGCGACCCCGGTCGTGGCACCTGCGGCCTTGCCGCTCGACCAGATCCTGCGCGGCGACTGTATCGCCATGATGCGGGCACTCCCTGCCAAATCGGTCGACCTGATCTTCGCCGACCCCCCTTACAACCTGCAACTCGGCGGCGATCTGTCGCGGCCCGACGGCAGCCATGTCGATGCCGTTACCGACGAATGGGACAAGTTCGATTCGCTCTCGGCCTATGACAAATTCACCCGCGAATGGCTGTTCGAGGCGAAGCGCATCTTGAAGGACAATGGCGCGATCTGGGTGATCGGCAGCTATCACAACATCTTCAAGGTCGGCTCGGCGATCCAGGATCTGGGCTATTGGATCCTCAACGACATCGTCTGGCGCAAGTCGAACCCGATGCCCAATTTCAAGGGCACGCGCTTCACCAACGCGCATGAAACGCTGATCTGGGCGTCGATGGGCGAGAAGGCCAAATACACCTTCAACTATCGCAGCATGAAGACGCTCAACGACGAATTGCAGATGCGTAGCGACTGGGAATTCCCGGTCTGCGGCGGGCCGGAGCGGCTGAAGAAGGACGGCGTGAAGGTCCACCCGACGCAAAAGCCCGAGGCCTTGATCTATCGCATCCTGCTGGCCTGTACCAAGCCCGGCGACGTGGTGCTCGACCCGTTCTTCGGCACCGGCACGACCGGTGCGGTCGCCAAGCGGCTCGGGCGGCATTGGATCGGGATCGAGCGCGAGGCGGATTATATCGCGGCGGCCGAGGAGCGGATCGAAGCGGCGCTGCCGCTCGACGAATCGGCGCTGAAGACGATGCAAAGCCCCAAGTCCGCGCCGAAAGTGGCGTTCGGGGTCCTGGTCGAAAATGGCTATCTTACCGCCGGCCACGTGCTGTGCGACGCCAAGCGCAAGCATCGTGCGCTGGTCCGCGCCGATGGCAGTTTGGAGAGCGTCTGCGGGCAAATGGGCTCGATCCACAAACTCGGGTCGCTGTTGCAGAACGCGCCAGCCTGCAACGGCTGGACCTTCTGGCATCACGAGACGCCCGAGGGGCTGAAGCCGATCGACACGCTGCGGCAGACGTACTTGCTGGCGACGCAGATTTAGACGCGCCGTCATGCCGGACTTGTTCCGGCATCCGCTGTGCCGCAAAGCACATCGCGCGGGGATCGCACCACGGTGGACCCCGGAACAAGTCCGGGGTGACGCATAATGACTCTCCACCTCCGCCCGATCCAGTTCGTCGACACCCCCATCGGTCGCGATGGAGAAGTCGCTCGGTTGGCGGGCGGGATGCTGTGGTTCTCTGCCTATGAAGTGATCGAGGACGACCGGCGGCGCACCGTCGCGATCGCCGACCTCGACGCGCTGCTCACCGACGAACGCGCGGCCCGGCTCCACGCCGCTATCACCGCCCCGCTCGCCCCGCTCGCCCCGCTGGTGCTGGGGGAGCGGACGCTGCGTTTCGACCAGCCGAGCGTCGCGGGCATCCTCAACGTCACGCCCGACAGTTTCTCCGACGGCGGCACACTGCACGAGGATCCGGCGTCGGCCGCGAGTGCCGGGGTCGCGCTTGCGGCGGCGGGGGCGGCGATGATCGATGTCGGCGGCGAATCGACCCGGCCTGGTGCCGCCACCGTGTGGGAAGGCGACGAGATTAGCCGCGTCGTCCCCGTGATCGAACGGCTCGCGCGCAGCGGCACGCTCGTCTCGATCGACACGCGCAAGGCCGCGGTGATGGAGGCCGCGCTGGCGGCGGGGGCAGCGATCGTTAACGACGTCTCGGCCTTGCTGTGGGATGATCGCGCGCTGGAGGTGGTGGCGAAGGCCGGCTGCCCGGTCGTGCTGATGCACTCGCCCGAGCCGAGCAAAGGGCCGCATGGTGGCTCGGGCTATCAGGATGTCGTGGTCGAGGTGTTCGACTGGCTCGAGGACCGCATCGCGGCGGTGGTCGCGGGCGGCGTCGATCGCGCACGGATCATCGTCGATCCCGGCATCGGCTTCGGCAAATCGCTGTCGGACAATCTCGCGCTCATCAACGGCCTGGCGATGTTCCACGGCCTCGGCTGCCCGATCCTGCTTGGCGCGAGCCGCAAGCGGATGATCGGCGCGCTGTCGAACGAAGCACCGGTCGGGGAGCGGCTCGGCGGGTCGGTCGCGCTAGCACTGGCCGGAGTGGCGGCGGGGGTACAGATGCTCCGGGTTCACGATGTTGCGGAAACGGTGCAGGCGGTGCGCGTGTGGCGGGGCTTGCGCGATCGCGCGCTGGTCGGGCGCTGACGGCTCAGCCGGGCAAGCGATAGTCGGCCGGCACGACGTAACCGAACGACAACATCACGCGGGCACGGTCGCCCTCGCACGGCTCCGACCAATGCTGGCGCTCGCTCGGGTAGAAAGCGAGCAGCATCCGCTCGCTGACGTCGATCGGCACGCCCGCGATCACCGGGCGACCACCCGCTTCGGGCAGTTGCAGGAACAGGTTGCAGCGCAAATGGCGCGTTCCCGGCGGCGTCGAATCGATATGCGGATGGACTTGGCCGCCTGCCTTGATGATGCTCACCAGCCAGCCATGATCGGGCTCGGGCGTGCTATCGTCGGGCAAGCCCATATGCCGCTGAATCGCCAGCCGAACGGCGTGATAGCGCGCGTCGACGGTCGGGATAAACTCGGTCTTCTTGCACAGCCGCGCCGGACCATTCTCGCGCAGATATGGCTCGGTCGAAAGCGCCCAGTCGAGCAGGTGCAGGCGGTCCTCCTCGGCGATGAAGCCGGGCAGCAGAATGCGCTCGTCCGGGCGGACCAGCCGTTGCGCTGCCTTCAACAGTGTCGCGTGGTCCATACTGCCTCCTCGCCGCCGAACCTTTCCGTCGGCGGCAAGGGCAAGTCAATCGGCCACGCTTACGCCGCAGCGTTGTCGATCCCCAGCTCGCCGAGCTTGCGATACAGCGTCGAGCGCCCGATCCCCAGCCGCCGCGCAACCTCGGTCATGCGCCCGCGATAATGGCCGATCGCGAGGCGGATGACATCGGCCTCGATCTCCTCCAGCGCGCGTAGATTTCCGTCGGCATGGAACAGCGTGACGCCGCCGCTGGTCGCCATCGGCATGGGGGTTGGCGTGGTATGGCGCTGCCCGCCAAGGGCTGCGATCTGCGGGAAATCGGTGCGGGTCAGCGCGGCCCCGTCGCACAGCACGGCGGCGCGGAAGAGCGCGTTTTGAAGCTGCCGCACGTTCCCCGGCCAATCGTAATGGCCGAGCAAAGCCAGTGCATCGTCGGTAATGCCGAGCGGCCGCAACCCCGGCTGCTGCGCGATGCGCGCGAGCAAATGGCGTGCGAGCGCCGGAATATCGCCGGTGCGTTCGCGAAGCGGCGGAATGGTGACCTGCACGACGTTGAGCCGATAGTAGAGGTCCTCGCGGAAACGCCCGGCTTCGACTTCCTCGATCAGCCGCTTGTTGGTTGCCGCGATGACACGGACATCGACTTCGCGGGTGTGGCGCGCGCCGATCGGCTGGATCTCTCCCGATTGCAGCACGCGCAGCAATTTGACTTGCGCGTCGAGCGGCATCTCGCCGATCTCGTCGAGGAACAGCGTGCCGCCATCGGCTTCCTGAAAGCGCCCGATCTTGCGTTCGAACGCGCCGGTGAACGCGCCCTTCTCATGCCCGAACAGCTCGGATTCGACGAGGTTGGGCGGCAACGCGCCGCAATTGACCGCGACCATCGCCTTCTTGCCGCGCGGGGAGGCGGCGTGGATCGCCTCGGCGACGACTTCCTTGCCGACGCCGCTTTCGCCTTCCAGCAGCACCGGAACGCGGGCGCGCGCCGCCTTAGCGGCGATCGCGAGCGCGGCACGGAAATCGGGCGCCGAGCCGACGATCTCGTCGAACGCGAGCAGCGCCGGGATCTTCTCCGTCAGCGGGCGCAACTCGCCCGCCGATTTGCCCGCGACCGCCGCGTCGAGCGCACTCAGCAGTCGTTCGGGGGCGAGCGGCTTGACCAGGAAATCGGTCGCGCCACTGCGCATCGCGGTGACGGCTTGCGCGACCGACCCGTTGGCGGTCAGCAACAACAGCGGCAGCGCGGGGCGGCGGCTGCGCAGTTCGGCGATCAGCACGGTGGGGTCGGCGTCGGGTGCCCATTGATCGAGCAATACCGCGTCGAGCTGCATCCCGTCCTGCGTGCCGAGCATCGCAATCGCCATCTCGCCATCGGCGGCGAAGATCGCGCGCCAGCCGCGCCGCGCCGCGATCGCCGCGACCAGACGGCGCTGCGCTGGTTCGTCATCGATCAACATCAGCAGGCGCTGTCCGTTACGCGTCATCCGCCATCCCATTTCGTCCCAGGTTCAGCCGCTAACCATAGGCATAAGGTATGAAAGCGGGCTTAAACGCCCCGCAACGAGACAGCAGGGACAGAAAGATGGATCACACCCCGATTCGTGCCGCCGCAATCGCGGGGGTTGAGGGGCGCGCGCGTGACCGCTAAGCAGAGACTGAAACATGCATTCGAGGGATGAGACAATGGCTGCTGAAAAAGACATTCAGGTCCACCAGGCGACCTATCACAAGGTCATCGGCTGGATGAAATACGGCGCGATCATCGTTGCGATCGTGGCCGCCGCCGTGATTTTCCTGATCACGCGGAAGTAGGATGAAGATCGCCGTCCTGCGCGAAACCGCCGAGGGCGAACGCCGCGTCGCCGCG
Above is a genomic segment from Sphingomonas sp. HMP6 containing:
- a CDS encoding DUF1272 domain-containing protein, yielding MLEMRPDCERCGTDLPADEAGAFICSFECTFCAECAEKLDDKCPNCGGELMDRPARVDDALERHPASTVRKFKG
- a CDS encoding bifunctional hydroxymethylpyrimidine kinase/phosphomethylpyrimidine kinase — encoded protein: MTPRILIIAGSDSGGGAGIQADIKTVTMLGGHAMTAITAITAQNTLGVQAVMPVPTDMVIAQIESCVSDIGVDAVKIGMIGSAETAHAVADVLERLPARGLRLPIVFDPVMVATSGDVLADADTIAAFERLMRTATVVTPNLPELAALLSSCRPEPVAGRRAARAPLMAGAASTSAARMGQVAADLAQAFGTTVLIKGGHGDGDTLTDRLIDETGEIAHWTSPRIDSTSTHGTGCTLASAIATFLAAGLPLPAAIARARQFVRLALKDAPGLGGGHGPMGHQSVRLDLGPELRFNQVTLGCTDYAAARDFYRALGLKQVVDSPDHYARFEAPGGATLSIEQGAAAAVFLECTDLDAEVARLQAAGLVFEHLPIDQEWLWREARLRDPAGNMLCLYQAGANRRYPPWRID
- a CDS encoding ribonuclease HII, translating into MASPRPSLRHEKLCLAPVAGVDEAGRGPLAGPVVAAAVILPARGIPRGINDSKKLPAAERLRLYDRLRGCALVGIGVVEADEIDRLNIYWATMKAMTLAVEALVGVAGCAPGHVLVDGNRLPKWGFDATPIVKGDAISLSIAAASIIAKHTRDTIMLAHAEAYPYYGWHANKGYGAPDHLRALRDHGPCPLHRRSFRPVAEAFAKSESFASHPSGCACG
- a CDS encoding site-specific DNA-methyltransferase — protein: MGVLEKIRRAEAKAVATPVVAPAALPLDQILRGDCIAMMRALPAKSVDLIFADPPYNLQLGGDLSRPDGSHVDAVTDEWDKFDSLSAYDKFTREWLFEAKRILKDNGAIWVIGSYHNIFKVGSAIQDLGYWILNDIVWRKSNPMPNFKGTRFTNAHETLIWASMGEKAKYTFNYRSMKTLNDELQMRSDWEFPVCGGPERLKKDGVKVHPTQKPEALIYRILLACTKPGDVVLDPFFGTGTTGAVAKRLGRHWIGIEREADYIAAAEERIEAALPLDESALKTMQSPKSAPKVAFGVLVENGYLTAGHVLCDAKRKHRALVRADGSLESVCGQMGSIHKLGSLLQNAPACNGWTFWHHETPEGLKPIDTLRQTYLLATQI
- the folP gene encoding dihydropteroate synthase; this translates as MTLHLRPIQFVDTPIGRDGEVARLAGGMLWFSAYEVIEDDRRRTVAIADLDALLTDERAARLHAAITAPLAPLAPLVLGERTLRFDQPSVAGILNVTPDSFSDGGTLHEDPASAASAGVALAAAGAAMIDVGGESTRPGAATVWEGDEISRVVPVIERLARSGTLVSIDTRKAAVMEAALAAGAAIVNDVSALLWDDRALEVVAKAGCPVVLMHSPEPSKGPHGGSGYQDVVVEVFDWLEDRIAAVVAGGVDRARIIVDPGIGFGKSLSDNLALINGLAMFHGLGCPILLGASRKRMIGALSNEAPVGERLGGSVALALAGVAAGVQMLRVHDVAETVQAVRVWRGLRDRALVGR
- a CDS encoding sigma-54-dependent transcriptional regulator — protein: MTRNGQRLLMLIDDEPAQRRLVAAIAARRGWRAIFAADGEMAIAMLGTQDGMQLDAVLLDQWAPDADPTVLIAELRSRRPALPLLLLTANGSVAQAVTAMRSGATDFLVKPLAPERLLSALDAAVAGKSAGELRPLTEKIPALLAFDEIVGSAPDFRAALAIAAKAARARVPVLLEGESGVGKEVVAEAIHAASPRGKKAMVAVNCGALPPNLVESELFGHEKGAFTGAFERKIGRFQEADGGTLFLDEIGEMPLDAQVKLLRVLQSGEIQPIGARHTREVDVRVIAATNKRLIEEVEAGRFREDLYYRLNVVQVTIPPLRERTGDIPALARHLLARIAQQPGLRPLGITDDALALLGHYDWPGNVRQLQNALFRAAVLCDGAALTRTDFPQIAALGGQRHTTPTPMPMATSGGVTLFHADGNLRALEEIEADVIRLAIGHYRGRMTEVARRLGIGRSTLYRKLGELGIDNAAA
- a CDS encoding aa3-type cytochrome c oxidase subunit IV → MAAEKDIQVHQATYHKVIGWMKYGAIIVAIVAAAVIFLITRK